A single genomic interval of Lathyrus oleraceus cultivar Zhongwan6 chromosome 7, CAAS_Psat_ZW6_1.0, whole genome shotgun sequence harbors:
- the LOC127104608 gene encoding uncharacterized protein LOC127104608 — MARNGMSATLQRPLYAPPLAEFILQTEAPRGMKASFTWFTSLAPNSIDSWSKLEKKFHEQFFEGHSKISLAELSSIMRRFAESINDFLNRFRSLKASCFTQVPEHELVQMAVGGLEKVRHSKAKKEKIAFVDYDATYPICEADYASSTKLEIDVAELKPGSADECRLLLPAQGKNPVENNPKFPSKTYTFDVTKCEDIFY; from the exons ATGGCTAGGAATGGTATGAGTGCCACATTGCAAAGGCCACTATATGCTCCCCCATTGGCTGAATTTATTCTCCAAACCGAGGCACCTAGAGGAATGAAG gcttccttcacatggttcacttcTTTGGCCCCAAATTCGATTGATTCGTGGTCCAagttagaaaagaagttccatgaacagtttttCGAAGGGCACTCCAAAATCagtttggcagaattgtctagCATTATGAGAAGGTTTGCTGAGAGTATAAACGATTTTCTGAATAGATTTAGATCATTAAAGGCCAGTTGCTTTACACAAGTACCAGAACATGAACTTGTTCAAATGGCTGTAGGGgg GTTAGAAAAGGTTAGACACAGTAAGGCGAAGAAGGAAAAAATAGCTTTCGTCGATTATGATGCGACATATCCAATATGTGAGGCTGATTATGCCTCATCAACCAAATTAGAAATTGACGTGGCTGAGTTAAAGCCAGGATCTGCTGATGAGTGTCGGTTATTACTTCCTGCACAAGGGAAaaatcctgtcgaaaacaatCCAAAATTCCCTTCAAAAACTTATACATTTGATGTGACAAAATGTGAGGACATTTTTTATTAG